In the Bradyrhizobium guangzhouense genome, one interval contains:
- a CDS encoding [protein-PII] uridylyltransferase has product MDSVTTEHKPQVDDRFDTARITAAVDALAEKHQGREDAFRTAVAQLLKAELIAARAAAQAILLKDRHGRRCAERLCHVQDEIIRILYSAATRHLYRSPIPSGAERMAVVATGGYGRGLMAPESDIDLLFILPYKQTAWGEQVAEAILYCLWDMGLKVGHATRSVDESIRQARGDMTIRTAILETRFLTGDQPLYDELVARFDKEVVQGTASEFVTAKLAEREERHRRGGQSRYLVEPNVKDGKGALRDLHTLFWIAKYVYRVRDTDELVERGVFDAQEYRSFRRCADFLWSVRCNLHFYCGRPEERLSFDLQREIAVRLGYTSHPGMQDVERFMKHYFLVAKEVGNLTAILCAKLEDQQAKPAPVLSRMMARLRPTPAKRRVPESDDFIVDNNRINVAAPDVFKHDPVNLIRIFRLAQKNNLAFHPDAMRDVTRSLGLINAQMRENPEANRLFMEILTSDNAEIVLRRMNETGVLGHFIRAFGKIISMMQFNMYHHYTVDEHLIRCVGFLQDIERGGIEEFTLASDLMRKIRPEHRAVIYITTLLHDIAKGRPEDHSIAGAKVARRLCPRLGFSAADTELVAWLIEEHLTMSTVAQSRDLSDRKTIENFAAVVQSVEQMKLLTILTTADIRGVGPGVWNGWKAQLLRSLYYETEPVLTGGFSEVDRGKRLTAAYAEFRHAFAEWPADELDAYVGRHYPAYWLKVELPRKIRHARFVRSSEQAGHKLAINVGFDEVRGVTELTIFAADHPWLLSIIAGACASAGANIVDAQIYTTTDGRALDTISISREYDRDEDEGRRATRIGEMIEDVLEGKLRLPEVVARRTVRSKAKPFVIEPEVTINNQWSDRYTVIEVSGLDRPGLLYELTTAISKLNLNIASAHVATFGERARDVFYVTDLLGAQINAPTRQAAIKSALTHVMAGDKAVQPAA; this is encoded by the coding sequence ATGGACAGCGTTACGACCGAGCATAAGCCCCAGGTGGATGATCGTTTCGACACTGCGCGGATCACCGCTGCGGTCGATGCGCTTGCCGAAAAGCATCAGGGGCGCGAGGACGCGTTCCGCACCGCCGTGGCGCAGTTGCTCAAGGCGGAACTCATCGCCGCGCGCGCCGCCGCGCAGGCGATCCTGCTGAAGGACCGCCACGGCCGCCGCTGCGCCGAGCGCTTGTGCCACGTGCAGGACGAGATCATCCGCATCCTCTATTCAGCCGCGACCCGCCATCTCTATCGTTCGCCGATCCCGAGCGGCGCCGAACGCATGGCGGTGGTCGCGACCGGCGGCTACGGCCGCGGTCTGATGGCGCCGGAATCGGACATCGACCTGCTGTTCATCCTGCCCTACAAGCAGACCGCCTGGGGCGAGCAGGTGGCCGAGGCGATTCTGTATTGCCTCTGGGACATGGGCCTGAAGGTCGGTCACGCCACGCGCTCGGTCGATGAATCGATCCGGCAGGCGCGCGGCGACATGACCATCCGTACCGCCATCCTGGAAACGCGCTTTCTCACCGGCGACCAGCCACTCTATGACGAGCTGGTCGCGCGCTTCGACAAGGAAGTGGTGCAGGGCACCGCGTCTGAATTCGTCACCGCCAAGCTCGCCGAACGCGAGGAGCGCCATCGTCGCGGCGGGCAGTCGCGTTACCTGGTCGAGCCCAACGTCAAGGACGGCAAGGGCGCCTTGCGCGACCTGCACACGCTGTTCTGGATCGCCAAATACGTCTATCGCGTCCGCGACACCGACGAGCTGGTCGAACGCGGCGTGTTCGACGCGCAGGAATATCGCAGCTTCCGCCGCTGCGCCGACTTCCTCTGGTCGGTGCGCTGCAATCTGCATTTCTACTGCGGGCGGCCCGAGGAGCGTCTGTCGTTCGACCTCCAGCGCGAGATCGCTGTCAGGCTCGGCTACACTTCTCATCCCGGCATGCAGGACGTCGAGCGCTTCATGAAGCACTACTTCCTGGTCGCCAAGGAAGTCGGCAACCTCACCGCCATCCTCTGCGCCAAGCTCGAGGACCAGCAGGCCAAGCCCGCCCCGGTGCTGAGCCGGATGATGGCGCGGCTGCGCCCGACACCAGCGAAGCGGCGAGTGCCGGAGAGCGACGACTTCATCGTCGACAACAACCGCATCAACGTCGCCGCGCCCGACGTCTTCAAGCACGATCCGGTCAATCTGATCCGGATCTTCCGCCTGGCGCAGAAGAACAACCTCGCCTTCCACCCGGACGCGATGCGCGACGTGACGCGCTCGCTTGGCCTGATCAACGCGCAGATGCGCGAGAATCCCGAGGCCAACCGGCTGTTCATGGAGATCCTGACCTCGGACAACGCCGAGATCGTGCTGCGGCGGATGAACGAAACCGGCGTGCTCGGTCACTTCATCCGCGCCTTCGGCAAGATCATCTCGATGATGCAGTTCAACATGTATCATCACTACACCGTGGACGAGCATCTGATCCGCTGCGTCGGCTTCCTCCAGGACATCGAGCGCGGCGGCATCGAGGAGTTCACTCTCGCCAGCGATCTGATGCGCAAAATTCGTCCCGAGCACCGTGCAGTGATCTACATCACGACGCTGCTGCACGACATCGCCAAGGGGCGGCCGGAAGATCACTCGATCGCAGGAGCCAAGGTGGCGCGGCGGCTGTGCCCGCGGCTCGGCTTCAGCGCGGCCGACACCGAGCTCGTGGCCTGGCTGATCGAGGAACATCTGACGATGTCCACGGTGGCGCAGTCGCGCGATCTCTCCGACCGCAAGACCATCGAGAATTTTGCTGCCGTGGTGCAGTCGGTCGAGCAGATGAAGCTGCTCACCATCCTGACCACTGCCGACATTCGCGGCGTTGGTCCCGGCGTGTGGAACGGCTGGAAGGCCCAGCTGCTGCGCTCGCTGTATTACGAGACCGAACCGGTACTGACCGGCGGCTTCTCGGAGGTCGACCGCGGTAAGCGCCTCACGGCCGCCTACGCCGAATTCCGCCACGCCTTCGCCGAATGGCCGGCCGACGAGCTCGACGCCTATGTCGGCCGGCACTATCCGGCCTACTGGCTCAAGGTCGAGCTGCCGCGGAAGATTCGCCACGCGCGCTTCGTGCGATCGAGCGAGCAGGCCGGCCACAAGCTCGCGATCAATGTCGGCTTCGACGAGGTGCGCGGCGTCACCGAGCTGACGATCTTTGCCGCCGACCATCCCTGGCTGCTCTCGATCATCGCGGGCGCGTGCGCCTCGGCCGGCGCCAACATCGTGGACGCGCAAATCTACACCACGACGGACGGCCGCGCGCTGGACACGATCTCGATCTCGCGCGAATACGATCGTGACGAGGACGAAGGCCGGCGTGCCACCCGCATCGGCGAGATGATCGAGGACGTGCTCGAAGGCAAGTTGCGCCTGCCGGAAGTGGTGGCGCGGCGCACCGTGCGCAGCAAGGCAAAGCCGTTCGTGATCGAGCCCGAGGTGACCATCAACAACCAATGGTCCGACCGCTACACCGTGATCGAGGTCTCCGGCCTCGACCGTCCCGGCCTGCTCTACGAGCTGACCACCGCGATCTCGAAGCTCAACCTCAACATCGCCTCGGCCCATGTCGCGACCTTCGGCGAGCGCGCCCGCGACGTGTTCTACGTCACCGACTTGCTCGGCGCGCAGATCAACGCGCCGACCCGCCAGGCCGCGATCAAGAGCGCACTGACGCACGTGATGGCCGGCGACAAGGCGGTGCAACCGGCGGCGTGA
- a CDS encoding LysR family transcriptional regulator translates to MIMTNEMNELAAFAIVARERSFTRAATKLGVSQSALSHTIRRLEQRLELKLLARTTKSVAPTAAGVALLEDLSPALEQIRHALDKARSIRRRPEGRLRIVMSRSAAVMVLLPRLRAFAEAYPDIVLDVVTVTGPVDLVAGEFDAGIQLGEYIQKDMIAVRVTPELRLAVIGSPRYFASRRIPEKPKDLNDHRCITLRLAGGPYRWEFEQGRKSVTINVNGPLIIDDTHLVIQAALAGVGVGLAYEEQVAEYIAKRRLVRVLEDWTPPIPGFFMYYPSRQHQPAALSALVKALQHSEQRPTR, encoded by the coding sequence ATGATCATGACGAACGAAATGAACGAGCTCGCCGCGTTTGCAATTGTGGCCCGTGAACGAAGCTTTACACGCGCTGCGACAAAACTCGGCGTGTCTCAGTCTGCCTTGAGCCATACAATCCGGCGGCTTGAGCAACGGCTTGAGCTGAAGCTGCTCGCGCGAACCACCAAGAGCGTGGCACCAACCGCCGCGGGGGTGGCTCTTCTGGAAGACCTGTCTCCGGCGCTCGAGCAAATTCGTCATGCCCTCGACAAGGCCCGAAGCATTCGGCGCCGACCCGAGGGCCGTCTCCGAATTGTCATGTCGCGATCGGCTGCGGTGATGGTGTTGTTGCCGCGGCTCAGGGCTTTTGCCGAGGCCTATCCTGACATCGTTCTGGACGTTGTCACCGTCACTGGCCCGGTGGACCTTGTTGCAGGCGAGTTCGATGCCGGTATTCAGCTTGGCGAGTACATTCAAAAGGACATGATCGCGGTTCGTGTCACCCCCGAACTGCGTTTGGCGGTCATAGGGTCGCCACGGTATTTCGCTTCACGGCGCATCCCCGAGAAGCCAAAAGATCTCAACGATCATCGGTGCATTACTCTGCGTCTGGCCGGCGGTCCATATCGGTGGGAGTTTGAGCAAGGTCGGAAGTCGGTCACAATTAATGTGAATGGCCCGCTCATCATCGACGATACTCACTTGGTGATTCAGGCGGCGCTGGCTGGAGTTGGTGTCGGCCTCGCCTACGAAGAGCAGGTCGCCGAGTATATTGCAAAGCGGCGCCTTGTTCGGGTGCTGGAGGATTGGACGCCGCCAATTCCCGGCTTTTTCATGTATTATCCCAGCCGCCAGCATCAACCAGCCGCGCTGTCCGCACTGGTGAAAGCGCTTCAACACTCCGAACAAAGACCGACGCGATAA
- a CDS encoding nuclear transport factor 2 family protein, with translation MDTDAPALRALAQTYFDAAYEMDAEKFASIFHPSSSVTKVAEDGNVGVTPIASWLTVVRNTKAPKQFASEREDQIMSMDVENELALLKVKLRIPPRSVTDLLSCLKVNGTWKIVQKVMTSKR, from the coding sequence ATGGATACCGACGCCCCCGCCCTGCGCGCCCTTGCGCAGACCTATTTTGACGCTGCTTACGAAATGGATGCCGAGAAATTCGCATCCATATTTCACCCCTCGAGTTCCGTGACAAAGGTCGCCGAGGACGGCAACGTGGGCGTGACGCCGATCGCGTCATGGCTCACAGTGGTCCGCAATACGAAGGCTCCGAAGCAATTCGCCTCCGAGCGAGAAGATCAGATCATGTCAATGGACGTTGAAAACGAGCTCGCGCTTTTGAAGGTGAAATTGCGCATTCCGCCGCGCTCCGTCACGGACCTGCTGTCATGCCTGAAGGTGAACGGGACCTGGAAAATAGTGCAGAAAGTGATGACGTCGAAACGCTGA
- a CDS encoding methylated-DNA--[protein]-cysteine S-methyltransferase: MPARSIKPPESFGLDRLATPIGIALLVTDADGALRALDWDDYEHRMRELLRLHYGAVELGDQPAPTAMKSALSAYFEGDLDQLSRVAWRVAGTPFQQKVWTALAQIRPGTTMSYGAMAARIEMPKAIRAVGHANGSNPISVVLPCHRLIGADGSLVKYGGGLERKRWLLRHEGVQVREPV; encoded by the coding sequence ATGCCCGCTCGATCGATAAAACCCCCCGAAAGCTTCGGCCTCGATCGGCTGGCGACACCGATCGGGATCGCGCTCCTTGTCACCGATGCCGATGGCGCGTTGCGCGCGCTCGATTGGGACGATTACGAGCATCGGATGCGCGAGCTGCTACGCTTGCATTACGGCGCGGTGGAGCTCGGCGATCAGCCAGCGCCGACGGCGATGAAGTCTGCGCTGTCGGCCTATTTCGAGGGCGATCTCGATCAGCTCTCGCGTGTCGCTTGGCGCGTCGCCGGTACACCGTTCCAGCAAAAGGTCTGGACCGCGCTGGCGCAGATCCGGCCCGGCACGACGATGAGCTATGGCGCGATGGCCGCCAGGATCGAGATGCCCAAAGCGATCCGAGCCGTTGGTCACGCCAACGGCTCCAACCCGATCAGCGTAGTGCTGCCGTGCCATCGCCTGATCGGCGCGGACGGCTCGCTGGTGAAATATGGCGGGGGGCTCGAGCGGAAGAGATGGTTGCTCAGGCACGAGGGCGTGCAGGTCAGAGAGCCCGTTTGA
- a CDS encoding DUF1304 domain-containing protein, with product MILIANVLVALVAALHAYFLVLEMFLWDRPLGLKTFRNTPEKAEITKVLAANQGLYNGFLVAGLIWGLLHGNPAFALQIKVFFLLCVIVAGAYGAATVSTRILIVQALPAAIALVALFLT from the coding sequence TTGATTCTGATCGCCAATGTCCTGGTGGCGCTGGTCGCCGCACTGCACGCCTATTTCCTGGTCCTGGAAATGTTTCTCTGGGACAGGCCGCTCGGCTTGAAGACCTTTCGCAATACGCCTGAGAAGGCCGAGATCACCAAAGTGCTGGCGGCCAATCAGGGACTCTATAACGGTTTCCTCGTCGCCGGCCTGATCTGGGGGCTGCTGCATGGCAATCCAGCCTTCGCGTTACAGATCAAGGTGTTCTTTCTGCTCTGCGTGATCGTGGCCGGCGCCTATGGCGCGGCCACCGTCAGCACGCGCATCCTGATCGTGCAGGCGCTGCCGGCCGCGATCGCGCTGGTTGCTTTGTTCCTGACATAA
- a CDS encoding ABC transporter substrate-binding protein — MSTRRAFIAAAAALAFAFSANQVFLSPALAQKKYDTGASDSEIKIGQTVPFSGPYSVYANIGKTQAAYFKMINDQGGINGRKINLIQYDDAYSPPKTVEQVRKLVEGDEVLFTFQIIGTAANAAVQKYLNGKKIPQLLASTGAARFNDPQNYPWTIAYNPNYISEGRIYAKYILKEHPNAKIGVLYQNDDMGRDYLAGLKSGLGDKAASMIVGEVSYEVTDPTVDSQVVKLKSMGADLFYDASTPKFAAQAIKKLADLGWTPVHILDINASPISATLKPAGLDISKGIISTQYGKEPGDPQWKDDPGVKAFFAFMDKYFPEGDKLNTVNTYGYSVAELLVQVLKQCGDDLTRENVMKQAANIKDFTPSFALPGIKINTGPNDYRVNKQMQMMKFNGERWELFGPIIEDSGPAG, encoded by the coding sequence ATGAGCACTCGCAGAGCCTTCATAGCTGCCGCGGCGGCGCTCGCCTTCGCGTTCTCCGCCAACCAAGTCTTCCTCAGTCCAGCTTTGGCCCAGAAGAAATACGATACCGGCGCGAGCGACAGCGAGATCAAGATCGGCCAGACCGTGCCTTTCTCCGGCCCCTACTCGGTCTACGCCAATATCGGCAAGACCCAGGCGGCCTATTTCAAGATGATCAACGACCAGGGCGGCATCAACGGCCGCAAGATCAATCTGATCCAGTATGACGATGCCTATTCGCCGCCGAAGACCGTCGAGCAGGTGCGCAAGCTCGTCGAAGGCGACGAAGTGCTGTTCACCTTCCAGATCATCGGCACGGCCGCCAACGCTGCCGTACAAAAATATCTCAACGGAAAGAAGATCCCGCAGCTCCTCGCCTCGACCGGCGCTGCGCGCTTCAACGATCCGCAGAACTATCCCTGGACCATCGCCTATAATCCCAACTACATCTCCGAAGGGCGGATCTACGCGAAGTACATTCTCAAGGAACATCCGAACGCCAAGATCGGCGTGCTCTACCAGAACGACGACATGGGCCGCGACTACCTCGCCGGCCTCAAGAGCGGGCTCGGCGACAAGGCCGCCAGCATGATCGTCGGCGAGGTCTCCTACGAGGTCACCGACCCGACGGTGGACTCGCAGGTGGTGAAGCTGAAGTCGATGGGCGCCGATCTGTTCTACGACGCCTCGACGCCGAAGTTCGCGGCGCAGGCGATCAAGAAGCTTGCCGACCTCGGCTGGACGCCCGTGCACATCCTCGACATCAATGCGAGCCCGATCTCGGCAACATTGAAGCCGGCCGGCCTCGATATCTCCAAGGGCATCATCTCGACGCAGTACGGCAAGGAGCCCGGCGATCCCCAGTGGAAGGACGACCCCGGCGTGAAGGCCTTCTTCGCCTTCATGGACAAATACTTCCCGGAGGGCGACAAGCTCAATACGGTCAATACCTACGGGTATTCGGTGGCGGAGCTGCTGGTGCAGGTCTTGAAGCAATGCGGCGACGATCTGACGCGTGAAAACGTGATGAAGCAGGCCGCCAACATCAAGGACTTCACCCCGAGCTTCGCGCTGCCCGGCATCAAGATCAACACCGGGCCGAACGACTACCGTGTCAACAAGCAGATGCAGATGATGAAGTTCAACGGCGAACGCTGGGAGCTGTTCGGACCGATCATCGAGGACTCGGGTCCGGCAGGTTAG
- a CDS encoding ABC transporter substrate-binding protein, whose translation MRNGLLHLVTGTALALALTVSAANAQKKYDPGASDTEIKIGQTNPFSGPASAYATIGKTQAAYMKMINDQGGVNGRKINLIQYDDAYSPPKAVEQVRKLVESDEVLLTFQLLGTPSNAAVQKYLNAKKVPQLFAATGASKFTDPKNFPWTMGFNPNYFVEGRIYGQYIIKNHPNAKIGILYQNDDLGKDYLNGIKAGLGDKASSMIVAETSYEVSDPTVDSQILKIKDAGADLFFSATTPKQAAQAIKKIAELGWHPVQILDINATSVGAVMKPAGLEASKGVISVNYGKDPLDPTWKDDPGMKKYFEFMAKYYPEGDKDSSFNSYGYSTSQLMIYVLQKCGDNLTRENVMKVATSLKDVELDLSLPGIKANTSPTDYRVNKQLQMMKFNGERWELFGPILEDSGPAG comes from the coding sequence ATGAGGAACGGACTTTTGCATCTGGTCACCGGCACGGCGCTGGCCTTGGCGCTGACGGTCTCGGCGGCCAATGCCCAGAAGAAATATGATCCCGGCGCGTCGGACACCGAAATCAAGATCGGTCAGACCAACCCGTTCAGCGGCCCGGCCTCCGCCTATGCCACCATCGGCAAGACACAGGCGGCCTACATGAAGATGATCAACGATCAGGGCGGCGTGAACGGTCGCAAGATCAACCTGATCCAGTACGATGACGCCTATTCGCCGCCGAAGGCGGTCGAGCAGGTGCGCAAGCTCGTCGAGAGCGACGAGGTGCTACTCACGTTCCAGCTTCTCGGCACCCCCTCGAACGCGGCGGTGCAGAAATATCTCAACGCCAAGAAGGTGCCGCAGCTTTTCGCGGCCACCGGCGCATCCAAGTTCACGGACCCCAAGAACTTCCCGTGGACGATGGGATTCAATCCAAACTACTTCGTCGAGGGCCGCATCTACGGTCAATACATCATCAAGAATCATCCGAACGCCAAGATCGGCATCCTCTATCAGAACGACGATCTCGGTAAGGACTATCTGAACGGCATCAAGGCCGGTCTCGGCGACAAGGCGTCGAGCATGATCGTGGCAGAGACTTCCTATGAAGTCTCCGACCCGACCGTCGATTCGCAGATCCTCAAGATCAAGGACGCCGGTGCCGACCTGTTCTTCAGCGCCACGACGCCGAAGCAAGCCGCGCAGGCGATCAAGAAGATCGCCGAGCTCGGCTGGCACCCGGTGCAGATCCTCGACATCAACGCCACCTCGGTCGGTGCGGTGATGAAGCCCGCTGGGCTCGAGGCGTCCAAGGGGGTGATCAGCGTCAACTACGGCAAGGATCCGCTGGACCCGACCTGGAAAGACGATCCCGGCATGAAGAAGTATTTCGAGTTCATGGCGAAGTACTATCCCGAAGGCGACAAGGACTCGAGCTTCAACAGCTACGGATACTCGACCTCGCAATTGATGATCTACGTGCTTCAGAAGTGCGGCGACAACCTGACCCGCGAAAACGTCATGAAGGTCGCCACCAGCCTGAAGGACGTGGAGCTCGACCTCTCGCTGCCCGGCATCAAGGCTAACACCTCGCCGACCGACTATCGCGTCAACAAGCAGCTTCAGATGATGAAGTTCAACGGTGAGCGCTGGGAGCTGTTCGGCCCGATCCTGGAGGATTCGGGTCCGGCTGGTTAG
- a CDS encoding DUF1330 domain-containing protein — protein MGHIDPTKEIFAQFRENDRPGPIHMLNLVRLRKDAAYPDGRKASGAEAYAAYGRESGPVFERLGGRIVWQGRFELMLIGPQEERWDHCFIAEYPSVGAFVEMIRDPVYREAVKHRQAAVEDSRLIRHAVLPVGKNFGEIPA, from the coding sequence ATGGGCCATATCGATCCGACCAAGGAGATCTTCGCGCAATTCCGGGAGAACGACCGTCCCGGCCCGATCCACATGCTCAACCTGGTCCGGCTGCGCAAGGACGCCGCCTATCCGGACGGCCGCAAGGCGAGCGGCGCGGAGGCCTATGCGGCCTATGGTCGCGAGAGCGGCCCGGTGTTCGAGCGCCTCGGCGGCCGCATCGTCTGGCAAGGCCGGTTCGAGCTGATGCTGATCGGCCCGCAAGAGGAGCGCTGGGACCATTGTTTCATCGCCGAATACCCCAGCGTCGGAGCGTTCGTCGAGATGATCCGGGACCCCGTCTATCGCGAGGCGGTGAAGCATCGGCAGGCGGCGGTGGAGGATTCGCGCCTGATCCGCCACGCGGTGCTGCCGGTCGGGAAGAATTTTGGCGAGATACCGGCGTAA
- a CDS encoding transglycosylase domain-containing protein, translating into MGSAKKKGGRKEPLFGLPAALADLRLTAADRVPGGDDRPKKSAGKRKADPSDDEPPRERKATAKNSGAKRRSRSSIRVGLGRLVYWGAVLSLWGVIAVIGVVIWVGAHLPPIQSLEIPKRPPTIQIVGIDGTLLAQRGEMAGANVSLKDLPPYLPKAFIAIEDRRFYSHFGIDPVGILRALVTNLLHRGVSQGGSTLTQQLAKNLFLTQERTLARKLQEAELAIWLERKHTKNEILELYLNRVYFGSGAYGVEAAAQKYFGKPAKNVTLPEAAMLAGLVKSPSRLAPNRNPEGAEARAQVVLAAMADAKFITEAQAQASIGHPSYNVKPVGAGTINYVADWIGEVLDDLVGQIDDSIRVETTIDPKLQAVAEAAVIDELAAKSVKFNVSQGALVAMTPDGAVRAMVGGRNYSESQYNRAVTAKRQPGSSFKPFVYLTAMEQGLTPDTIRQDAPIEVKGWKPENYTHEYFGPVTLTQALAMSLNTVAIRVGLEVGPKNVVRTAHRLGISSKLEPNASIALGTSEVSVVELVGAYAPFANGGFAATPHVVTRIKTLDGKLLYMRQPDEHNQVIEPRYVGMMNSMMRETLISGTAKKAEIPGWQAAGKTGTSQDYRDAWFIGYTSNLVTGVWLGNDDNSPTRKATGGGLPVEVWTRFMRAAHEGVQVAALPNLQSNWGPSNLVQISSQVSPPTQAAPGSPPPVSNGGYRAPPPTRANVRPEPAAGLDGWLMDRLFGGNR; encoded by the coding sequence ATGGGGTCGGCAAAGAAAAAGGGTGGGCGGAAGGAGCCGCTGTTCGGCTTGCCCGCGGCGCTCGCCGATCTGCGCCTGACGGCGGCCGATCGCGTTCCCGGCGGCGATGACAGGCCGAAGAAATCAGCCGGCAAGCGCAAGGCGGACCCGTCTGACGACGAGCCGCCGCGCGAGCGCAAGGCGACCGCCAAGAACAGCGGTGCGAAGCGCCGATCGCGATCGTCCATCCGTGTCGGCCTCGGCCGCCTCGTCTATTGGGGCGCCGTGCTGAGCCTGTGGGGCGTGATCGCCGTGATCGGCGTCGTGATCTGGGTCGGCGCCCATCTGCCGCCGATTCAGTCGCTCGAGATTCCGAAGCGCCCGCCAACGATCCAGATCGTCGGCATCGACGGCACCCTGCTGGCACAGCGCGGCGAGATGGCCGGCGCGAACGTGTCGCTGAAGGATCTGCCACCCTATCTGCCCAAGGCTTTCATCGCGATCGAGGACCGCCGCTTCTATTCGCACTTCGGCATCGATCCCGTCGGCATCCTGCGCGCCCTCGTCACCAATCTGCTCCATCGCGGCGTCTCGCAGGGCGGCTCGACGCTGACGCAGCAGCTCGCCAAAAACCTGTTCCTGACCCAGGAACGCACCCTGGCGCGCAAGCTGCAGGAGGCGGAGCTTGCGATCTGGCTCGAGCGCAAGCACACCAAGAACGAGATCCTGGAGCTCTATCTCAACCGCGTCTATTTCGGCTCGGGCGCCTATGGCGTGGAAGCCGCCGCGCAGAAATATTTCGGCAAGCCGGCCAAGAACGTCACGCTTCCCGAAGCCGCGATGCTGGCGGGCCTGGTCAAATCGCCCTCGCGCCTCGCGCCGAACCGCAATCCGGAAGGCGCCGAAGCGCGCGCGCAAGTCGTGCTCGCAGCGATGGCGGACGCCAAGTTCATCACCGAGGCGCAGGCCCAGGCGTCGATCGGACACCCCTCCTACAATGTGAAGCCGGTCGGTGCCGGCACGATCAACTATGTCGCCGACTGGATCGGCGAGGTGCTGGACGACCTCGTCGGCCAGATCGACGACAGCATCAGGGTCGAGACCACGATCGATCCGAAGCTGCAGGCCGTGGCGGAGGCCGCCGTCATCGACGAGCTCGCCGCCAAGAGCGTGAAGTTCAATGTCAGCCAGGGCGCGCTGGTGGCGATGACGCCCGATGGCGCGGTGCGCGCCATGGTCGGCGGGCGGAACTATTCCGAGAGCCAGTACAACCGTGCGGTCACGGCAAAACGCCAGCCGGGTTCATCCTTCAAGCCGTTCGTCTATCTGACGGCGATGGAGCAGGGGCTGACGCCCGACACCATCCGCCAGGACGCGCCGATCGAGGTCAAGGGCTGGAAGCCCGAGAACTACACCCACGAATATTTCGGTCCGGTGACGCTGACGCAGGCGCTGGCGATGTCGCTCAACACCGTCGCCATCCGCGTCGGCCTCGAGGTCGGACCGAAGAACGTGGTGCGCACCGCGCATCGGCTCGGCATCTCCTCGAAACTCGAGCCCAACGCCTCGATCGCGCTCGGCACCTCGGAAGTCTCTGTCGTCGAGCTGGTCGGCGCTTACGCGCCCTTCGCCAATGGCGGCTTCGCGGCCACGCCGCATGTGGTGACGCGGATCAAGACGCTCGACGGCAAGCTGCTCTACATGCGCCAGCCCGACGAGCATAATCAGGTGATCGAGCCCCGTTACGTGGGCATGATGAACAGCATGATGCGGGAGACGCTGATCTCGGGCACGGCGAAGAAGGCCGAGATCCCGGGCTGGCAGGCGGCCGGCAAGACCGGCACCAGCCAGGATTATCGCGACGCCTGGTTCATCGGCTACACGTCGAACCTCGTCACCGGGGTCTGGCTCGGCAATGACGACAACTCGCCGACCAGGAAAGCAACCGGCGGCGGCCTGCCGGTGGAAGTCTGGACCCGGTTCATGCGCGCCGCGCACGAGGGCGTGCAGGTCGCAGCCCTGCCGAACCTGCAAAGCAATTGGGGGCCGTCGAACCTCGTGCAGATCTCGTCGCAGGTGTCGCCGCCGACTCAGGCAGCGCCCGGCTCTCCGCCGCCGGTCAGCAATGGCGGCTATCGTGCTCCGCCACCGACGCGTGCCAATGTGCGACCGGAGCCGGCCGCAGGGCTTGATGGCTGGCTGATGGACCGGCTGTTTGGCGGGAACCGGTAG